The DNA window aagtccaaaaatggtccttaacatattgcacttttttgattttggtccaaaacattatcttttgaattattcggtccctcacatttgaaatcggatcacatttggtccattttggacggttccgtcaaatttttgacgatTTTAATTACCGgatcacaaatccgtcactaatccgtcactaactgggagaaactgatccgtcacaaatccgtcactaattagTTGATACATACACCTTATTGATCTACCACACTCCTACCCCTCCTCTTCCACACGGTGCCGCCGCCTCCCTCCGTCGCCCGTCGCTCGCTCTTCACTGGCAACTCTCCAACCACCAATCAGCCCCTCAATTGGCAACTCCCCTTAGCCTCATCGATAAATCGTCGCTGTCTGTTTCAGCAGCGTGCTCGGAAGCCGAGCTCTTGGCCGCTGCTCGCCTCCGCGTCCGCACCTTCTACGACTTCAACGAACAAACTTTCCGCATCGAAGTGAGTCTTATGCTGTAACTGCCGCTATTTTCCCCAATTTCAAGTCAACGTCTGTGCTCGATTTTAATCGAACTTGCGTAATTTAAAATTCTATTTGAATTATCTTACCTCAAATTATGCCTATGTTTTGTTAGTTATTGGTGGTTGGAGAGTTGGCAGTGAAGAGCGAGCGACGGGTGTGGATGAGGAGGGGTAGGAGTGTGGTAGATCAATAAGGTGTATGTATCAACtatttagtgacggatttgtgacggattagtttctcccagttagtgacggattagtgacggatttgtgacccggtaattaaaacagtcaaaaaattgacggaaccgtccaaaatggaccaaatgtgatccgatttcaaatgtgagggaccgaataattcaaaagataatgttttggaccaaaataaaaaaaatgcaatatgttaaggactattttgggactttagtcttaaTTTTAATACAATTTATGTTTATAGATACAACATATATACAACGTGACTATCTGCGTCACGGAATATACAGTATTgaactaaaatataaatactGCAACTGAAATTGAAAATTTCACATTAAAGGAATTTAAACCCAGCTTGTCATTGCAGTAATCTTTGGTTGCATGCATCTTCAAAATTTAACTTGAAACACCAAAAGTACAATAAGTCTTGTCCTActcagagcatccgcagcggtggacgtccgccattagacgAGCGCTaggcggacgcggacgtcgcTTGCGGACATCGGAGTTCGGCAGATTTCCGacgacgtccgtcgtgacgtccgccattgcgggttcccgacggacgtcccggcggacgtcccgatttttaattaaaaaaaactctatatttacggctcgttgaacttcatttcattcgcaccacttgttttaacgagtttctctttctatactttcatttttttaagataaatggagcactacaatagtgattcccccgccacgaggGAGCCACAAACGACGACGTTTCCCGTTAGAGTTGGGGGAAACGCTGACGGAAGTGCACCGATGTCCGGGATGATGCCTGATAGTggcaattttgaaaatttaaaatagtacaattttgaaataaagCTAGCTAAATTCCACTCGACAAGGTAATTGTATATGTTAATTGGGGTTACCCTTAATCTCCACATTAATCAAAATAAACATCTATTTATAGCGGCAAAAGCTTTCGGTTTCTGTGGAAAACATGAAAAAATGGCCAATACTGTGaaaaacaaaatcatattaacaaaaaaagaaacggCATGACTTTGAATTTTTAACGGTTGTGTCTCCCATTGCCCTAACATTAATTTCCTCCAATAACAAGACAATTTTGGCAATGTTTATTTAAAGCATttccaaaatattttttcaGCGAAACATGAGTAAAAAGACACCAAATTTTCCAACTGAATCGGTCGGAAACTCCAACATTAGGCGGCACAAAACATAAATATCAATGAGCTTAATataattcttttaattaagCTAAAATCAGTCATCTCTGTACAAAGAGTTACATGCTCTTTTTTCCTCATCATGAACTATTTCAAAAGGAAATAgacaataaaatatatttttaaaaatactaaaatGAGATTTGTTGATGATCCAATCTCTCAGCAGCAGCTGCAAGATGTCTCATTACATCAACCTGCACTTGCAAAGAAGCAATATAATCTAGGGTTTCTTTAATCAAAGACACCTCATCCAATTTCTTCCCACCAGGTACAAGCCCTTTAAGCACGCGCGTGCGATTCCTCACCAGTTTCTTCGCAATAGCGGCGCTCGAACGTACAACTCCCCGCGCCGCCTTGCTCCGGCCCTGGCGGCTCCGCCTCACGATTTTCTTGCTGCATGTCGCGGCGAGGGCATTCCTCTCCGGCAGCTTCCGCCCCAGGATCTCCTCCGCCGCGGCCCTGGCGGCGCCGGCGGCGGACGCCGAGACCCCGGCCACCACGGCCCGGATCCACTGCGTGGCGGCGCTTCTGGTGGAGGCGATCGCCACGTCAGCGGAGAGCTTGATCGCCCTCTTTCTCTCCATAATCGTCATCTCCTTGTTGAAGGCGCTGTGTATCTGCATGCCCTTTATCCATTTCTTGAAGAATTCTTGCTTCAccattgatgatgatgatgacatcTGCATTCTGCGGTAacaagattttattttt is part of the Salvia splendens isolate huo1 chromosome 6, SspV2, whole genome shotgun sequence genome and encodes:
- the LOC121807089 gene encoding transcription factor IBH1-like 1, whose protein sequence is MKARMQMSSSSSMVKQEFFKKWIKGMQIHSAFNKEMTIMERKRAIKLSADVAIASTRSAATQWIRAVVAGVSASAAGAARAAAEEILGRKLPERNALAATCSKKIVRRSRQGRSKAARGVVRSSAAIAKKLVRNRTRVLKGLVPGGKKLDEVSLIKETLDYIASLQVQVDVMRHLAAAAERLDHQQISF